The following proteins are co-located in the Fusarium verticillioides 7600 chromosome 7, whole genome shotgun sequence genome:
- a CDS encoding histone deacetylase HOS3, translated as MASPNRPSLSVRRQSSARNLRQPEHDDLTQSLNQLSISTSPGRAPSRLSSEPASPFRSSGRRTSQSPAPNARVLSRSPSRTREASRDTPTLLRKASMNSLRSSNGIGPGSTPSRRSSVVHHISPTQAKSPLSSTPPVLEKPRPTAISIAHDNLSDELQAHHGATSTRPTQMIVVLNDAVYGHRFSRPRTSRAALSTIVERPERIKAAVLGISAAYVRLGGRHSEGEYPLHPKREAEDIHGIPFRIQKTERRLSLLSPAVVNVHGTKWMEELKMMCDAAESKLAMGGKELQRPQMNRGAEKADKFHEGDLYLCSESLDAMEGALGAVCEAIDTVFGPGPQRAFVGVRPPGHHCSASYPSGFCWVNNVHVGIMHAALNHGLTHAAIIDFDLHHGDGSQAITWQHNSRGNNAAKNAAAWKKSSIGYFSLHDINSYPCEMGDEEKVRSASICIDNAHGQTVWNVHLEPWKSEEEFWKLYETRYIVLLDKVRNYLKNQAERLREFNLPPKAAIFFSAGFDASEWESAGMQRHKVNVPTEFYARIAQDVVKLAAEEGLHVDGRVISVLEGGYSDRALCSGILSHLSGLAGDQTYAQEPDNVGRLGVEMGQKIGSLSGEMSYSFEQKPSLDSVHAYDPSWWSPSHLDELEALMEVPDGPAKKPQSATLPTYFSPTQASTAKVSDPIKMRRSLSNLGASITRPPSPPPPEVPWAIAVHELSKLLIPSSRQTDSCKPEELNAEASKARRDRQSIIMGIDPNPLATSSSRPTSRMSLRERRAKAAPTPEPTSEKTTTSRRRTMGAAPISSDKAVARGVSSRTNSGEPAVRRTSRRLSEIPASLTTRDVSPGEADRPEVVEHARTVPNSPMATKSVANTNPPVKKARTSTAPRKEPAPRAPRGTKKATTTAGPSRPATATQKAKSPVKASKKDGASSAGGDDIDSLTSGMKKIRINLITQSQKEAKERARLEAEKAKGKESSITYKPATTSSSTEHPSSVTDHSQTPVSASVEAHDISPTQPAPGNARIPSPPTTASSRRIMSPSQEQYAFESTAQVTQLMSPPLSSPAIPSVSVHPSTDADDIFVPYQPEGPAPESVAQSEPLKWLPPNVPTSSEQTPAATPSPAKKSNLFQYTSGGIPFAPRPGQGPSELKHAEQGVKPEPKSPKSIEEIPETPQH; from the exons ATGGCTTCGCCAAACCGCCCATCGCTGTCGGTTAGGCGACAGTCTTCCGCACGGAACCTCAGACAGCCCGAACATGACGACTTAACTCAGTCCTTGAACCAACTCTCCATCTCCACTTCGCCCGGCAGAGCTCCGTCCCGCCTCTCCTCCGAACCAGCTTCTCCATTCCGCTCATCGGGTCGTCGCACGTCGCAGTCGCCTGCGCCAAATGCTCGGGTTCTGTCCCGTAGCCCGTCCCGGACTCGTGAAGCTTCTCGGGACACACCTACACTACTACGAAAGGCGTCTATGAACTCGCTGCGCTCCTCTAACGGTATCGGGCCAGGTTCGACCCCTTCGAGACGTTCCAGCGTGGTGCATCACATATCACCAACTCAGGCCAAGTCGCCTCTGTCATCTACTCCTCCTGTGCTGGAGAAACCCCGACCAACTGCGATTTCCATTGCACATGACAATCTCAGTGACGAGTTGCAGGCGCATCATGGCGCAACATCCACTCGCCCAACCCAGATGATCGTAGTGCTAAACGATGCCGTCTATGGACATCGCTTCTCCCGACCCCGAACTTCTCGTGCCGCTCTCAGTACTATCGTCGAACGCCCGGAACGAATAAAGGCAGCTGTGTTGGGTATATCTGCAGCGTATGTCCGCTTGGGTGGAAGACATTCTGAGGGTGAATATCCGCTTCATCCTAAAAGAGAGGCTGAGGATATTCATGGCATCCCATTCCGGATACAAAAGACAGAACGTAGACTTTCTCTTTTGTCACCAGCTGTTGTAAATGTGCATGGGACAAAATGGATGGAAGAACTCAAAATGATGTGCGATGCAGCCGAATCGAAGCTTGCAATGGGGGGCAAGGAGTTGCAGAGACCACAGATGAACAGAGGGGCTGAGAAAGCTGACAAGTTCCACGAAGGTGATCTCTACCTTTGCTCAGAGTCTTTGGACGCCATGGAGGGTGCTCTGGGGGCTGTCTGCGAAGCCATTGACACTGTTTTTGGTCCCGGACCTCAGCGGGCCTTTGTTGGCGTGCGACCTCCCGGCCACCATTGTTCCGCCTCCTATCCTTCAGGCTTCTGTTGGGTCAACAATGTTCATGTTGGTATCATGCATGCAGCTCTCAACCATGGGCTCACGCATGCTGCgatcattgactttgatcttcatcatggtgaTGGTTCTCAAGCCATTACATGGCAGCACAATTCTCGAGGAAACAATGCTGCTAAGAATGCGGCAGCATGGAAGAAGTCTTCGATTGGCTACTTCAGTTTGCACGACATCAACTCGTATCCGTGTGAAATgggcgatgaagaaaaggTTAGAAGCGCCAGTATCTGTATCGACAACGCACACGGACAAACTGTTTGGAATGTCCATCTGGAGCCTTGGAAATCTGAGGAGGAGTTCTGGAAACTCTACGAGACCAGGTATATTGTGCTCTTGGACAAGGTAAGAAACTatctcaagaaccaggcGGAGCGATTGAGAGAATTCAACTTGCCTCCGAaggctgccatcttcttctctgctggCTTTGATGCCAGTGAATGGGAGAGCGCAGGAATGCAGCGTCACAAGGTCAACGTGCCAACAGAATTCTATGCCCGTATTGCCCAGGATGTCGTCAAATTGGCCGCTGAAGAAGGGCTTCACGTTGATGGTCGAGTTATCAGCGTGCTAGAAGGCGGCTATAGCGATCGAGCTTTGTGCTCTGGTATTCTAAGCCATCTCAGTGGGCTCGCTGGAGATCAAACCTACGCTCAAGAGCCAGACAATGTTGGCCGTCTTGGTGTCGAAATGGGACAGAAGATTGGATCCCTTTCAGGGGAAATGTCATACAGTTTCGAGCAAAAGCCGTCATTGGACTCTGTTCATGCTTACGACCCATCGTGGTGGTCGCCATCCCATTTggatgagctcgaggcttTGATGGAGGTTCCAGATGgtccagccaagaagccgcAGAGCGCTACTCTCCCAACCTACTTCTCACCAACACAGGCATCCACGGCTAAGGTCTCAGATCCCATCAAGATGCGACGTAGTTTGTCCAACTTGGGTGCATCTATAACCAGgcctccatcaccacctcCGCCAGAAGTTCCTTGGGCCATTGCAGTCCAtgagctcagcaagctcctgATTCCCTCTAGTCGTCAAACCGATAGCTGCAAGCCTGAGGAACTGAACGCAGAGGCAAGCAAGGCGAGACGAGATCGCCAATCAATAATCATGGGCATTGACCCAAACCCTCTTgctacttcttcttcgcgCCCAACCTCGCGCATGTCTCTGCGTGAGAGGAGAGCCAAGGCAGCACCTACTCCCGAGCCAACCTCTGAAAAGACAACCACAAGCCGCAGAAGAACAATGGGCGCTGCCCCCATCTCTTCAGACAAG GCGGTTGCGCGCGGTGTCTCCTCGAGGACAAACAGTGGTGAGCCGGCAGTGAGGAGGACCAGTCGTCGTCTTAGTGAGATCCCGGCATCCCTCACAACAAGAGATGTATCACCAGGTGAAGCAGATCGGCCTGAGGTAGTAGAACACGCTCGTACAGTCCCCAACTCGCCCATGGCTACGAAATCAGTTGCCAACACCAATCCTCCGGTCAAGAAGGCAAGAACTTCTACTGCCCCTCGCAAGGAGCCTGCGCCAAGAGCGCCTCGGGGTACCAAGAAAGCTACTACTACCGCTGGCCCTTCGCGACCTGCCACAGCTACACAGAAAGCCAAGTCGCCAGTCAAGGCTTCGAAGAAGGACGGTGCATCTAGCGCGGGTGGCGATGATATTGACAGCCTCACCTCTggtatgaagaagattcGTATCAACCTGATCACTCAGTCTCagaaggaagccaaagagcgAGCTcgccttgaagctgagaaagCCAAGGGCAAAGAATCTTCTATCACATACAAGCCTGCCACGACATCTTCCAGTACTGAGCATCCATCATCAGTCACTGACCATAGCCAGACCCCTGTCAGTGCTTCCGTCGAGGCGCATGATATCTCTCCTACTCAACCTGCACCGGGTAATGCCCGCATCCCTTCACCACCTACCACTgcctcttcgagaagaatcATGTCTCCCTCACAAGAACAATACGCTTTCGAATCCACTGCGCAAGTCACTCAGCTGATGTCTCCTCCTCTGAGTTCTCCTGCCATCCCCTCTGTTTCCGTACACCCTAGCACGGATGCAGATGATATCTTTGTTCCCTACCAACCCGAAGGCCCTGCGCCTGAGTCCGTTGCTCAGAGCGAGCCTTTGAAGTGGCTTCCACCTAATGTACCAACTTCATCTGAGCAAACGCCTGCCGCGACACCTAGCCCGGCCAAGAAGAGTAATCTTTTCCAATACACTTCCGGTGGTATTCCATTTGCCCCTCGCCCGGGACAGGGACCAAGTGAGCTCAAGCACGCGGAGCAGGGTGTTAAGCCAGAGCCGAAGTCGCCGAAGTCTATCGAGGAGATTCCCGAGACGCCTCAGCATTAA
- a CDS encoding histidinol-phosphatase (PHP family): protein MAFTLHSHSGEFCPGHAKDQLEDIVKHAISVGYKTIGFTEHMPRYDLRDLYPEELDNPQAALEALPPRHEAYLAEAQRLQREYASQIHILIGFEAEFIRPNCAAHVRKLAEHPIIDYFIGSVHYVHSTPIDYNKEMFATAREASSRKTEESLYEDYYDLQYDMLKELRPRVVGHFDLVRLMSEDPARDVRQWKGVWERILRNLALAREQDGWLEVNSAGLRKGLAEPYPGRIIAEEWIKLGGKFTFCDDSHGIAQVATNYARTVTYLESLGIKEVWCLKRTPNSGVDGTKRATVEEVSVPLSVFRENFP from the exons ATGGCGTTTACATTACACTCACATTCTGGCGAGTTCTGCCCTGGCCATGCCAAAGACCAACTCGAAGATATCGTCAAACATGCTATTTCTGTTGGCTACAAGACCATTGGATTCACAGAGCACATGCCTCGCTACGATCTACGTGATCTCTACCCCGAAGAG CTCGATAACCCTCAAGCTGCTCTAGAAGctctccctcctcgtcatgaAGCATACCTTGCAGAAGCTCAGCGTCTTCAGCGCGAGTATGCCTCACAGATTCATATCCTCATTGGCTTCGAGGCTGAGTTTATCCGTCCAAACTGCGCAGCTCACGTTCGCAAACTCGCTGAGCATCCCATCATTGATTACTTCATCGGCTCAGTGCATTACGTTCACAGCACTCCCATTGACTACAACAAGGAGATGTTTGCCACAGCTCGTGAAGCAAGCAGTCGCAAGACTGAAGAGTCGCTCTATGAGGATTACTACGATCTTCAGTACGACATGCTCAAGGAGCTGCGACCGCGCGTCGTAGGACACTTTGATCTCGTGCGGTTGATGAGCGAGGATCCAGCCCGAGATGTTCGGCAGTGGAAGGGCGTTTGGGAACGCATCCTGCGAAATCTGGCTCTTGCGAGGGAACAGGATGGATGGCTTGAGGTTAACAGCGCGGGATTGAGAAAGGGACTTGCTGAACCTTATCCTGGTAGGATAATTGCCGAG GAATGGATTAAATTGGGAGGCAAGTTCACTTTTTGCGATGACAGTCATGGTATTGCACAGGTTGCCACCAACTATGCCCGAACAGTCACTTATCTCGAGAGTCTGGGCATCAAGGAGGTTTGGTGTCTCAAGAGAACACCTAACTCTGGCGTGGATGGGACGAAAAGAGCTACTGTCGAGGAAGTCAGTGTTCCTCTGAGCGTGTTCCGTGAGAATTTCCCATAA
- a CDS encoding proteasome component PRE3, producing MEFGNAGVLNEDGIHVDMDRLKKGEVNLGTSIMAVTFKDGVILGADSRTTTGAYIANRVTDKLTRVHDTIWCCRSGSAADTQAVADIVQYQLGLFAMTNGKPPMTQTAASIFQEICYANKDRLSAGLIIAGWDERFGGQVYSIPLGGSLHKQSYAIGGSGSTYIYGYCDANWREGMEKDDAVNFVKGALREAIKWDGSSGGVIRMVVLTKDGADRHLYLPDTDYAVRHE from the exons ATGGAGTTCGGCAACGCTGGAGTATTGAACGAGG ATGGTATCCATGTTGATATGGATCGCCtgaagaagggagaggtcAA CCTGGGAACCTCGAT TATGGCGGTTACCTTCAAGGACGGTGTTATTCTTG GTGCGGATTCGCGAACAACGACCGGTGCCTACATCGCAAACCGAGTGACAGACAAGTTGACGAGAGTACACGACACTATCTGGTGCTGCCGATCTGGTTCAGCTGCCGACACACAGGCTGTTGCCGACATTGTTCAATACCAGCTCGGGCTCTTTGCCATGACCAATGGCAAGCCCCCCATGACACAGACTGCTGCGTCAATCTTCCAGGAGATCTGCTACGCCAACAAGGACCGACTGTC GGCTGGTCTCATCATTGCTGGTTGGGATGAGCGATTCGGTGGCCAAGTTTACTCTATTCCTCTGGGCGGCTCCCTTCACAAGCAATCTTATGCTATCGGCGGTTCAGGATCAACTTACATCTACGGTTACTGTGATGCCAACTGGCGAGAGGGcatggagaaggatgatgcaGTCAACTTCGTCAAGGGAGCCTTGAGGGAGGCCATTAAGTGGGACGGTAGCTCTGGTGGTGTCATTCGTATGGTCGTCCTCACCAAGGACGGTGCGGACCGACACTTGTATCTCCCTGACACCGACTACGCTGTGCGGCACGAGTAA